In the Kitasatospora terrestris genome, one interval contains:
- a CDS encoding ABC transporter substrate-binding protein: protein MTMPNRLAVLSCAALVATTAAGCASVEKVAGGGDSGGGAITMGTTNVTSVLDPAGAYDAGSWLVLNNTFQSLLRFPAGATVPQPDAAQSCEFTGADTMTYHCTLRSGLKFSNGHPLTAADVAYSVDRMKKINDPSGPSSLLATVKSVEAKGDAEVLFHLTAPDAVLPAKLASAAGAIVDHQVFPADKLLDNSKLIGSGPYKIDSIETANNAPSKVTLSANGDYKGEAQLQNSKFVLRYFDKPDALKAALDAGEVDLADNSLEPTAATQIKADQLAGKGDLKVAEGETGETRYLVFNTKDATAGNQAVRQAAAQLLDRKALARDVYANTVQPLYSVVPAGITGHNTAFFDKYGEPDAAKAKKILNNAHVTTPVKLDLTWSRARVGAAELELVKKQLEASGLFQVTVEQQPDWKKYQAEWKAGSYQAYTVGWTPDYADPDDYISPLVVEGGAYHNSWDDPKISGKLVPDSIKLTDRTAGGAYGQIQNIVADAVPLLPLFQNKSFYVSKNNITGVDATVDNTGVFRFWEIGRGKKA from the coding sequence ATGACTATGCCCAACCGCCTGGCCGTGCTCAGCTGCGCCGCGCTGGTCGCCACCACTGCCGCTGGTTGCGCCTCCGTGGAGAAGGTCGCCGGGGGCGGCGACTCGGGCGGTGGCGCGATCACCATGGGCACCACCAACGTGACCAGCGTGCTGGACCCGGCCGGTGCCTACGACGCGGGCTCCTGGCTGGTGCTCAACAACACCTTCCAGTCGCTGCTGCGCTTCCCGGCCGGCGCGACCGTGCCGCAGCCGGACGCCGCGCAGTCCTGCGAGTTCACCGGCGCGGACACCATGACCTACCACTGCACCCTGCGCAGCGGCCTGAAGTTCTCCAACGGGCACCCGCTGACCGCCGCCGACGTGGCGTACTCGGTCGACCGGATGAAGAAGATCAACGACCCGTCCGGCCCGTCCTCGCTGCTCGCCACCGTCAAGTCGGTGGAGGCCAAGGGCGACGCCGAGGTGCTCTTCCACCTCACCGCCCCGGACGCGGTGCTCCCGGCCAAGCTGGCCTCCGCCGCCGGCGCCATCGTCGACCACCAGGTCTTCCCGGCCGACAAGCTGCTCGACAACAGCAAGCTGATCGGCTCCGGCCCGTACAAGATCGACTCGATCGAGACGGCCAACAACGCGCCCAGCAAGGTCACGCTCTCCGCCAACGGCGACTACAAGGGCGAGGCCCAGCTGCAGAACAGCAAGTTCGTGCTGCGCTACTTCGACAAGCCGGACGCGCTGAAGGCCGCGCTGGACGCGGGCGAGGTCGACCTCGCCGACAACAGCCTGGAGCCCACCGCGGCCACCCAGATCAAGGCCGACCAGCTGGCCGGCAAGGGCGACCTCAAGGTCGCCGAGGGCGAGACCGGCGAGACCCGCTACCTGGTCTTCAACACCAAGGACGCCACCGCCGGCAACCAGGCCGTCCGCCAGGCCGCCGCGCAGCTGCTGGACCGCAAGGCGCTGGCCCGCGACGTCTACGCCAACACCGTCCAGCCGCTCTACTCGGTCGTCCCGGCCGGCATCACCGGCCACAACACCGCCTTCTTCGACAAGTACGGCGAGCCGGACGCGGCCAAGGCCAAGAAGATCCTCAACAACGCGCACGTCACCACCCCGGTCAAGCTCGACCTGACCTGGTCGCGCGCCCGGGTCGGCGCCGCCGAGCTGGAGCTGGTGAAGAAGCAGCTGGAGGCCAGCGGCCTGTTCCAGGTCACCGTGGAGCAGCAGCCGGACTGGAAGAAGTACCAGGCCGAGTGGAAGGCCGGCAGCTACCAGGCGTACACCGTCGGTTGGACCCCGGACTACGCCGACCCGGACGACTACATCAGCCCGCTGGTGGTCGAGGGCGGGGCGTACCACAACAGCTGGGACGACCCGAAGATCTCCGGCAAGCTGGTGCCCGACTCGATCAAGCTGACCGACCGCACCGCCGGCGGCGCCTACGGCCAGATCCAGAACATCGTGGCGGACGCCGTCCCGCTGCTCCCGCTGTTCCAGAACAAGTCGTTCTACGTCTCCAAGAACAACATCACCGGCGTCGACGCGACCGTCGACAACACCGGCGTGTTCCGCTTCTGGGAGATCGGCCGCGGCAAGAAGGCCTGA
- a CDS encoding site-2 protease family protein — translation MSDQRPDGPQPRGGILMGRPFGVPVYVTPSWFVVAGLITWLFGGRLADVLPELGYTRYLVALSFAVAFYGSVLVHELAHTLVGLHYKLGVRRIQLQFLGGISEIEKEAETPGREFWLAFVGPLLSLVLGGGFWLAMRAVELESVPGVLLAGLMVSNLVVAAFNLLPGLPLDGGRLLRAAVWKLTGSPMRGTVAAVWAGRALAVAVLVGLPMISASRSGVDRTTGEAMLDGVLAAILAFIIWNGAGNSLRNARLKQVLPELSVRALARRSIDVPADTPLGEALRRAHEAQAGAIVVVDGGGAAIAVVKETAVSAVPEHRRPWIAVSAVARDLEPGLRIPVDLAGEQILDVLRRAPATEYLVVRPDGSAYGVLALADLERRLTAALTGR, via the coding sequence GTGAGCGACCAGAGACCGGACGGCCCGCAGCCGCGGGGCGGCATCCTGATGGGTCGGCCGTTCGGCGTGCCGGTGTACGTCACGCCGTCCTGGTTCGTGGTCGCCGGGCTGATCACCTGGCTGTTCGGCGGGCGGCTCGCCGACGTGCTGCCGGAGCTGGGCTACACCCGCTACCTGGTGGCGCTCTCCTTCGCGGTCGCCTTCTACGGCTCGGTGCTGGTCCACGAGCTCGCCCACACCCTGGTCGGCCTGCACTACAAGCTGGGCGTGCGCCGGATCCAGCTGCAGTTCCTCGGCGGCATCTCCGAGATCGAGAAGGAGGCCGAGACCCCCGGGCGGGAGTTCTGGCTGGCCTTCGTCGGCCCGCTGCTGTCGCTGGTCCTCGGCGGCGGCTTCTGGCTGGCGATGCGCGCCGTCGAGCTGGAGTCGGTGCCCGGGGTGCTGCTGGCCGGCCTGATGGTCTCCAACCTGGTGGTCGCCGCGTTCAACCTGCTGCCGGGCCTGCCGCTGGACGGCGGCCGGCTGCTGCGGGCCGCGGTCTGGAAGCTCACCGGCAGTCCGATGCGCGGCACGGTCGCCGCGGTCTGGGCGGGCCGGGCGCTGGCCGTCGCGGTGCTGGTCGGCCTGCCGATGATCAGCGCCTCCCGCTCGGGCGTCGACCGGACCACCGGCGAGGCGATGCTGGACGGCGTGCTGGCGGCGATCCTCGCCTTCATCATCTGGAACGGCGCCGGCAACAGCCTGCGCAACGCCCGGCTGAAGCAGGTGCTGCCGGAGCTGAGCGTCCGGGCGCTGGCCCGCCGCTCGATCGACGTGCCCGCGGACACCCCGCTCGGCGAGGCGCTGCGCCGGGCCCACGAGGCGCAGGCCGGCGCGATCGTGGTGGTCGACGGCGGCGGGGCGGCGATCGCGGTGGTGAAGGAGACGGCGGTGAGCGCCGTCCCGGAGCACCGCCGCCCGTGGATCGCGGTCTCGGCGGTCGCCCGCGACCTGGAGCCGGGCCTGCGGATCCCGGTGGACCTGGCCGGCGAGCAGATCCTGGACGTGCTGCGCCGCGCCCCCGCCACCGAGTACCTGGTGGTCCGGCCGGACGGCAGCGCGTACGGGGTGCTCGCCCTGGCGGACCTGGAGCGCCGGCTGACCGCCGCCCTGACCGGACGCTGA
- a CDS encoding response regulator transcription factor, producing MTIRVLLVDDQPLLRTGFRMILEAESDLVVVGEAGDGQQALDQVRALQPDVVLMDIRMPRMDGVEATRRISGPGRDGPAKVLVLTTFDLDEYVVEALRAGASGFLLKDVPAEELVQAIRVVADGAAMLAPSVTRRLLDMYATKLPSGDEAPPQALTVLTEREVEVLRLVAKGLSNAEIAGELFVSETTVKTHVGHVLTKLQLRDRVQAAVYAYESGLVRPGAL from the coding sequence GTGACGATCCGAGTGCTGCTGGTGGACGACCAGCCGCTGCTGCGCACCGGTTTCCGGATGATCCTGGAGGCCGAGTCCGACCTGGTGGTGGTGGGCGAGGCCGGGGACGGGCAGCAGGCGCTGGACCAGGTCCGCGCGCTGCAGCCGGACGTGGTGCTGATGGACATCCGGATGCCGCGGATGGACGGGGTGGAGGCGACCCGGCGGATCTCCGGCCCGGGCCGCGACGGCCCGGCGAAGGTGCTGGTGCTGACCACCTTCGACCTGGACGAGTACGTGGTGGAGGCGCTCCGGGCGGGGGCCAGCGGCTTCCTGCTCAAGGACGTGCCGGCCGAGGAGCTGGTGCAGGCGATCCGGGTGGTGGCGGACGGCGCGGCGATGCTCGCGCCCTCGGTGACCCGCCGGCTGCTGGACATGTACGCCACCAAGCTGCCCTCGGGCGACGAGGCGCCGCCGCAGGCGCTGACGGTGCTGACCGAGCGCGAGGTGGAGGTGCTGCGGCTGGTCGCCAAGGGCCTGTCGAACGCGGAGATCGCGGGCGAGCTGTTCGTCAGCGAGACCACGGTGAAGACGCACGTCGGCCACGTGCTGACCAAGCTCCAGCTGCGCGACCGGGTGCAGGCGGCGGTGTACGCCTACGAGTCCGGGCTGGTGCGCCCCGGCGCACTGTAG
- a CDS encoding tRNA (adenine-N1)-methyltransferase has protein sequence MSEPTGATRRRGPFQVGDQVQLTDPKGRHYTFTLQAGNQFHTHKGAFPHDELIGAPEGTVVRTTGNVPYLALRPLLPDYVLSMPRGAAVIYPKDAGQILAMADIFAGARVVEAGVGSGALSTYLLRAVGDTGMLASYERREDFAEIAKGNVERYFGGPHPAWKLTVGDLQDNLVESDVDRVILDMLAPWECLDVASKALVPGGLICCYVATTTQMSRTVEALREHGTFTEPQAWETMVRTWHLEGLAVRPDHRMIGHTGFLLTARRLADGVEPPLRRRRPAKGAYGEDYDTNEPELSLAERAAVRKAQRQAAAHEGRELD, from the coding sequence ATGTCCGAACCGACCGGTGCCACCCGCCGACGCGGGCCCTTCCAGGTCGGGGACCAGGTCCAGCTGACCGACCCCAAGGGCCGCCACTACACGTTCACGCTCCAGGCCGGGAACCAGTTCCACACCCACAAGGGTGCGTTCCCGCACGACGAGCTGATCGGCGCTCCCGAGGGCACGGTCGTCCGCACGACGGGCAACGTCCCGTACCTCGCGCTGCGCCCCCTGCTCCCCGACTACGTCCTGTCCATGCCGCGCGGCGCCGCCGTGATCTACCCCAAGGACGCGGGTCAGATCCTGGCGATGGCCGACATCTTCGCGGGCGCCCGCGTGGTCGAGGCCGGCGTCGGCTCCGGCGCGCTCTCCACGTACCTGCTGCGCGCGGTCGGCGACACCGGCATGCTCGCCTCGTACGAGCGCCGCGAGGACTTCGCGGAGATCGCGAAGGGCAACGTCGAGCGCTACTTCGGCGGCCCGCACCCGGCGTGGAAGCTGACCGTCGGCGACCTCCAGGACAACCTGGTGGAGTCGGACGTGGACCGCGTCATCCTCGACATGCTGGCCCCCTGGGAGTGCCTGGACGTCGCGTCCAAGGCGCTCGTCCCCGGCGGTCTGATCTGCTGCTACGTGGCCACCACCACGCAGATGTCGCGGACCGTCGAGGCGCTGCGCGAGCACGGCACCTTCACCGAGCCGCAGGCCTGGGAGACCATGGTCCGCACCTGGCACCTGGAGGGCCTGGCGGTCCGCCCGGACCACCGGATGATCGGCCACACCGGCTTCCTGCTCACCGCCCGCCGGCTCGCCGACGGCGTGGAGCCGCCGCTGCGCCGGCGCCGCCCCGCGAAGGGCGCCTACGGCGAGGACTACGACACCAACGAGCCCGAGCTGTCGCTCGCCGAGCGGGCCGCGGTCCGCAAGGCCCAGCGGCAGGCGGCGGCCCACGAGGGGCGCGAGCTCGACTGA
- a CDS encoding RecB family exonuclease, which yields MHTDAADTAPVRAAAAPTGLSPSRAGDFMTCPLLYRLRVIDRLPEPPSAAATRGTLVHAVLERLFDHPPAERTPERALALLAPQWERLLAERPELAGLFSQDDAEGLGRWLGDAEKLVEKWFRLEDPTRLHPVERELYVETALESGLLLRGYIDRVDVAPTGEVRLVDYKTGRAPSRDFEGKAMFQMKFYALVVWRWKGVVPKRLQLVYLGGGGDVVTYDPDEADLLSVERKLQALWQAISQAVATGDFPATRNRLCDWCDHRASCPEFGGTPPPYPLPLARRPDDPTGDPVVSKES from the coding sequence ATGCACACCGACGCCGCCGACACCGCCCCCGTGCGGGCGGCCGCCGCGCCGACCGGGCTGTCCCCGTCGCGCGCGGGGGACTTCATGACCTGCCCGCTGCTGTACCGGCTGCGGGTGATCGACCGGCTGCCGGAGCCGCCGAGCGCGGCGGCGACCCGGGGCACCCTGGTGCACGCGGTGCTGGAGCGGCTGTTCGACCACCCGCCGGCCGAGCGGACCCCGGAGCGGGCCCTCGCGCTGCTGGCCCCGCAGTGGGAGCGGCTGCTGGCCGAGCGTCCGGAGCTGGCGGGGCTGTTCTCCCAGGACGACGCCGAGGGCCTCGGCCGCTGGCTCGGGGACGCCGAGAAGCTGGTGGAGAAGTGGTTCCGGCTGGAGGACCCGACGCGCCTGCACCCGGTGGAGCGCGAGCTGTACGTGGAGACGGCCCTGGAGTCGGGGCTGCTGCTGCGCGGGTACATCGACCGGGTGGACGTCGCGCCGACCGGCGAGGTCCGGCTGGTGGACTACAAGACCGGCCGGGCGCCCTCCCGGGACTTCGAGGGCAAGGCGATGTTCCAGATGAAGTTCTACGCCCTGGTGGTGTGGCGCTGGAAGGGGGTCGTGCCCAAGCGGCTGCAGCTGGTCTACCTCGGCGGCGGCGGTGACGTGGTCACCTACGACCCGGACGAGGCCGACCTGCTTTCGGTGGAGCGCAAGCTCCAGGCGCTGTGGCAGGCGATCTCGCAGGCGGTGGCGACCGGGGACTTCCCGGCGACCCGCAACCGGCTGTGCGACTGGTGCGACCACCGGGCCAGCTGCCCGGAGTTCGGCGGCACGCCGCCGCCGTACCCGCTCCCACTGGCGAGAAGGCCTGACGATCCCACGGGGGATCCTGTCGTGAGCAAGGAGTCGTAG